The Dendropsophus ebraccatus isolate aDenEbr1 chromosome 3, aDenEbr1.pat, whole genome shotgun sequence genome includes a region encoding these proteins:
- the LOC138786555 gene encoding general transcription factor II-I repeat domain-containing protein 2A-like produces MSSSKPAVKRKVGDEHRQFQEKWEVQYFFVEHRSIPTCLICIEKVAVHKEYNLKRHYITRHAEEYEKYQGDERAKRVANLKTNLLRQQNLFKKATKENDAAVEASYVVSEMIAKAGKPFKEAERISDLSSDIYDQLCEKAKCFSVYSVALDETTDITDTAQLAIFVRGVDDNFEVIEELLTVIAMHGQTTAQEIFHQLYDAIENAGLPWRRFVGITTDGAPSMTGRKNGLVALVQKKLEEEGVEEAIALHCIIHQQALCSKCLKFDNVMSFVVKCINQIRSRGLKHRRFCAFLEEMESEYGDVLYFTEVRWLSRGNMLKRFFELRADVKAFMEKDGVAVPLLSDPKWLMDLAFLVDITHELNVLNKKLQGQGQLVSAAYDNVRAFSTKLMLWKAQLSQTNLCHFPSCKELMDAGTPFSGEEYVDVILKLQEEFDHRFADFKTHRATFQIFADPFSFDVQDAPPVHQMELIDLQCNSELKAKFREVSGKADKLGQFLRELPPSFPELSQMFKRTMCLFGSTYLCEKLFSTLNFNKSKYRSRLTDEHLQALLRVSTASSLKPNVARLCQSKRCQISGSKK; encoded by the exons ATGTCTTCTTCTAAGCCTgcagtgaagagaaaggttggtgaTGAGCACAGACAATTTCAGGAAAAGTGGGAAGTGCAATATTTCTTTGTTGAGCACAGGAGCATCCCGACGTGTCTTATTTGCATAGAGAAAGTTGCAGTGCACAAAGAATACAATTTGAAACGTCATTACATAACTAGACATGCTGAAGAGTATGAAAAATACCAGGGAGATGAGAGAGCAAAAAGGGTTGCTAATCTTAAAACAAATCTATTGAGGCAACAAAATTTATTTAAGAAAGCAACCAAAGAGAATGATGCAGCAGTCGAAGCTAGCTACGTGGTTAGTGAAATGATCGCTAAAGCAGGAAAGCCATTCAAAGAAG CAGAGCGCATATCTGACCTGTCAAGTGACATTTATGATCAACTGTGTGAGAAAGCAAAATGTTTCAGTGTATACTCAGTCGCTCTTGATGAGACCACAGACATTACCGACACTGCCCAGCTTGCAATCTTTGTTCGTGGTGTTGATGACAATTTTGAAGTCATAGAGGAGTTGCTCACAGTGATTGCAATGCATGGCCAGACCACCGCTCAGGAGATATTTCATCAGCTGTATGATGCCATTGAGAATGCTGGTTTGCCTTGGAGGAGGTTTGTTGGAATAACAACTGATGGAGCGCCATCAATGACAGGGAGGAAAAATGGACTGGTGGCACTTGTTCAGAAAAAACTGGAAGAGGAAGGTGTGGAGGAGGCCATTGCTCTGCACTGCATTATCCATCAGCAGGCCCTTTGCAGCAAATGCCTGAAGTTTGACAATGTGATGTCTTTCGTTGTGAAATGCATCAACCAAATCAGATCTAGGGGCTTAAAGCATAGAAGGTTTTGTGCTTTTTTAGAGGAAATGGAGTCAGAATATGGGGATGTGCTCTACTTCACCGAGGTGCGTTGGCTCAGCAGGGGAAACATGTTGAAGAGATTTTTTGAGTTGAGAGCAGATGTGAAAGCCTTCATGGAGAAAGATGGGGTTGCTGTTCCCTTGCTAAGTGATCCAAAATGGCTCATGGACTTAGCATTTTTGGTTGATATCACACATGAGCTTAATGTACTGAATAAGAAGTTACAAGGCCAGGGGCAACTTGTCAGTGCTGCCTATGACAACGTCAGAGCATTCTCTACAAAACTTATGCTATGGAAAGCCCAGCTTTCTCAGACAAACCTTtgccatttcccatcatgcaaggaACTCATGGATGCAGGCACACCATTCAGTGGTGAGGAGTATGTGGATGTCATTTTGAAGCTACAGGAGGAATTTGATCACAGATTTGCAGACTTCAAGACGCACAGAGCGACATTTCAAATTTTTGCGGACCCCTTCTCCTTTGATGTGCAAGATGCCCCTCCTGTGCATCAAATGGAGCTCATTGACCTGCAGTGCAACTCTGAACTCAAAGCCAAGTTTAGGGAGGTGAGTGGAAAAGCAGACAAGCTCGGGCAATTTTTGAGGGAATTGCCCCCCAGCTTCCCTGAGCTTTCACAAATGTTCAAGCGAACCATGTGTCTTTTTGGGAGCACATATTTGTGCGAAAAGCTCTTCTCTACCTTGAACTTTAATAAGTCCAAGTACAGGTCCAGACTTACTGATGAGCATCTTCAAGCCCTACTGAGGGTCTCAACTGCTTCCTCCCTTAAGCCAAATGTGGCTCGGCTATGCCAGAGTAAGCGCTGCCAGATCTCTGGCAGCAAGAAGTAG